A genomic segment from Syngnathus scovelli strain Florida chromosome 3, RoL_Ssco_1.2, whole genome shotgun sequence encodes:
- the LOC125965708 gene encoding nuclear receptor subfamily 5 group A member 2 codes for MLGDKAHGVTLKVMEYTYDDDLEELCPVCGDKVSGYHYGLLTCESCKGFFKRTVQNNKRYTCAENQECKIDKTQRKRCPFCRFQKCLNVGMRLEAVRADRMRGGRNKFGPMYKRDRALKQQKKALIRSNGFKLESAAPQSTSPLHTDYGFSGTLNSMPTLPKSILPSTPGSITPTDYEANIYATPSLGMQSHVPLSGQYQYTAFPSRVIKAECPDYTSSPESLTGYAYPEMYPSASPQHPTLPPLVLEMLRCDPDELVVRNKIVAHLQQEQSTRGRLEKSSAFSLMCRMADQTLFSIVEWARSCIFFKELRVGDQMKLLHNCWSELLVLDHIFRQVQHGKGDSILLVTGQEIELASVLSQGEATLSSLVQRGQDLAVRLRLLQVDRREIACLKFLLLFNPNVKLLENQAFVEGVQEQVNEALLEYTLTTYPQFQEKFGQLVVRLPELRSLSTQAEDYLCYMHLSGEVPCNNLLIEMLHAKRACV; via the exons ATGCTGGGAGACAAGGCTCACG GTGTGACTTTGAAGGTTATGGAATACACGTATGATGACGATCTGGAAGAATTGTGTCCTGTATGTGGAGACAAGGTGTCCGGATATCACTACGGGCTGCTCACCTGTGAAAGCTGCAAG GGCTTCTTCAAAAGGACAGTTCAAAACAACAAGAGATACACATGTGCTGAAAATCAGGAGTGTAAAATTGACAAGACTCAGAGGAAGCGATGTCCTTTCTGCCGTTTTCAAAAATGCCTCAACGTCGGTATGCGACTAGAAG CGGTGCGTGCAGACCGAATGCGTGGGGGGAGGAATAAATTTGGGCCCATGTACAAGAGGGACAGGGCCTTGAAACAGCAGAAGAAGGCTTTGATACGCTCCAACGGCTTCAAATTGGAGAGTGCGGCCCCTCAGTCCACCTCCCCTCTCCACACCGACTACGGCTTCAGCGGCACTCTCAACAGCATGCCTACCCTCCCCAAAAGCATCCTACCCTCCACCCCCGGCTCCATTACGCCCACAGACTACGAGGCAAACATTTATGCCACCCCATCCCTAGGTATGCAGTCCCACGTCCCCCTTAGCGGCCAGTACCAGTACACAGCCTTCCCCAGCAGGGTCATCAAAGCCGAGTGCCCCGACTACACCAGCTCGCCCGAGTCTCTCACGGGATACGCCTACCCAGAAATGTACCCCTCCGCCTCGCCGCAGCACCCAACCCTGCCGCCGCTGGTGCTGGAGATGTTGCGCTGTGATCCGGACGAGCTGGTGGTGCGGAACAAGATCGTCGCTCATCTGCAACAGGAGCAGAGCACTCGAGGTCGGCTGGAGAAGTCCAGCGCCTTCAGCCTCATGTGTCGCATGGCAGACCAGACCCTCTTCTCCATAGTGGAATGGGCCCGCAGCTGCATCTTTTTCAAGGAGCTCAGG GTGGGGGACCAAATGAAGCTGCTGCACAACTGCTGGTCTGAACTTTTGGTCCTGGATCATATTTTTAGACAAGTGCAACATGGAAAGGGAGACAGTATCCTGCTGGTCACTGGCCAAGAG ATCGAGCTGGCTTCTGTTCTGTCTCAAGGTGAGGCAACTCTGTCAAGTTTGGTCCAAAGAGGACAGGACCTTGCCGTAAGGTTGAGGCTCCTGCAGGTGGACCGTAGAGAGATTGCCTGTCTGAAATTCCTGCTCCTATTCAACCCCA ATGTGAAGCTGTTGGAGAACCAGGCATTTGTGGAGGGTGTCCAGGAGCAGGTGAACGAAGCTCTGCTGGAGTACACCCTGACCACTTACCCTCAATTTCAGGAGAAGTTCGGCCAGCTGGTGGTGCGACTGCCAGAGCTCCGTTCCCTCAGCACACAGGCTGAGGATTATTTGTGCTACATGCATCTGAGTGGCGAGGTGCCCTGCAACAACCTGCTGATTGAGATGCTCCATGCTAAGCGAGCATGTGTGTGA